Proteins from a single region of Acidianus ambivalens:
- a CDS encoding endonuclease III domain-containing protein, which produces MIYEILKIIDENREFLKKMGWIVSDPYSFEWWGGLKSADEIAISAFLVQMTKWETVTKVIENLRRKGLNYIDKIAELPLPVLEDQIRSVNFYKTKARRLKNFSEIVSKNGGLKNFLTVENRDKILEIEGIGEETADSLLLFANNQLVFPQSEYLRRVLSRVLNKKMNKKEAKIYVEDNLKKDLFLYKLFHAGIVSIGKAFCYLNKPKCDKCILKPLCRNKYNETL; this is translated from the coding sequence ATGATATATGAAATATTAAAAATAATAGACGAAAATAGGGAATTTTTAAAGAAAATGGGTTGGATAGTTTCTGATCCTTATTCTTTTGAATGGTGGGGTGGATTAAAATCCGCTGATGAAATAGCCATTTCCGCATTTTTAGTGCAAATGACTAAATGGGAAACAGTAACCAAGGTTATAGAGAACTTAAGAAGAAAAGGGTTAAATTATATTGATAAAATAGCAGAACTTCCTTTACCTGTTTTGGAAGATCAGATTCGCAGCGTTAATTTCTATAAAACTAAAGCTAGAAGACTTAAGAATTTTAGTGAAATTGTAAGTAAAAATGGTGGGCTAAAAAATTTTTTAACAGTAGAAAATAGAGATAAAATCCTGGAAATCGAAGGTATAGGAGAAGAGACTGCAGATTCTTTACTGCTTTTCGCAAATAATCAACTTGTTTTTCCTCAGTCTGAATACTTAAGGAGAGTTCTTTCAAGAGTTTTAAATAAGAAAATGAATAAAAAAGAGGCTAAAATTTATGTTGAAGATAACTTAAAGAAGGATCTTTTTCTATATAAACTCTTCCATGCCGGAATAGTCTCTATAGGTAAGGCTTTTTGTTATCTAAATAAGCCCAAATGCGATAAATGCATTCTTAAACCTTTATGCAGAAACAAATATAATGAAACTTTATGA
- a CDS encoding phosphomevalonate kinase — protein MISAPGKVLWIGSYAVVFGGLSHVIAINKRVKCEATPSDKLIFETTYGTFYEKGNELIESVVNVIKNHLGDIPRLKIRLFNDEDFQINGKKTGLGSSSAATVALTACLYNQIKGRIDTDEIHLLAQEANFIRQKGIGSGFDIAAAVYGSIIYKRFTDLNKRDWKIERLRLGNKYEMLLGFTGRSSETVNLVKMFIEKKDDEKFIEFLREINIENDTAIKLLKLGKVDEASQHAKLARDLLNVLAEDVIGVKLQSEKDKELIKIAEDNGAYISLLPGAGGGDVIFALGENLDEVRKKWKEKGLKLIEIKEDDGLNET, from the coding sequence ATGATATCTGCTCCAGGAAAAGTACTTTGGATAGGAAGTTATGCAGTAGTATTTGGAGGATTATCTCACGTAATTGCAATAAATAAGAGAGTCAAGTGTGAGGCAACCCCTTCTGATAAACTAATATTTGAAACTACTTATGGAACATTTTATGAGAAGGGAAATGAGCTTATAGAAAGTGTAGTGAATGTAATAAAGAATCACCTTGGAGATATTCCGAGGCTTAAAATAAGACTATTTAATGATGAAGATTTTCAGATAAACGGTAAAAAAACAGGTTTAGGAAGTTCATCTGCAGCTACAGTAGCTCTTACAGCATGCTTATATAATCAAATTAAAGGAAGGATAGATACTGATGAAATTCATTTATTAGCTCAGGAGGCAAATTTCATTAGACAAAAAGGAATAGGAAGTGGATTCGATATAGCTGCCGCGGTCTACGGAAGTATAATTTATAAGAGGTTTACTGACCTTAATAAGCGTGATTGGAAAATAGAAAGATTAAGACTAGGAAATAAATATGAGATGCTTTTAGGATTCACTGGAAGAAGCTCAGAGACCGTAAATTTAGTTAAAATGTTTATTGAAAAGAAAGATGACGAAAAGTTTATCGAATTTTTACGAGAAATTAACATTGAGAACGATACAGCAATAAAACTACTTAAGCTTGGCAAAGTAGATGAAGCCTCTCAGCATGCGAAATTAGCTAGAGATTTACTAAATGTTCTAGCAGAAGATGTTATTGGCGTTAAATTGCAGAGCGAAAAGGATAAGGAACTAATAAAAATTGCTGAAGATAACGGTGCTTACATATCTTTATTGCCAGGGGCAGGTGGAGGGGATGTAATATTTGCACTTGGGGAAAATTTAGACGAAGTGAGGAAAAAATGGAAAGAAAAAGGATTAAAATTAATTGAAATCAAAGAAGATGATGGTCTAAATGAAACTTGA
- a CDS encoding helix-turn-helix domain-containing protein, whose translation MEEDLKNKKESIKCCYRLSETDVECLFKLIELNKPITSIELAQIMGFSKTTAETSLKRLMDVGLVNRIKIEEKKIGRPKFVYSVINNIWGKISEDLKQCAKKILSAAS comes from the coding sequence ATGGAAGAAGACTTGAAGAATAAAAAGGAGAGCATAAAGTGTTGCTATAGGTTATCTGAAACTGATGTAGAATGTTTATTTAAGCTTATTGAATTAAATAAGCCAATAACATCAATCGAATTAGCTCAAATAATGGGCTTTAGTAAAACAACGGCAGAAACTAGTTTAAAGAGGTTAATGGACGTAGGTTTAGTAAATAGAATAAAAATAGAAGAGAAAAAGATAGGTAGGCCAAAATTTGTTTACTCTGTCATAAATAATATTTGGGGAAAAATAAGTGAAGATCTAAAACAGTGTGCAAAGAAAATTTTATCAGCGGCTTCATAA
- a CDS encoding fumarylacetoacetate hydrolase family protein, with translation MRFTQGLVNGKKTTVFVINDEFYVPDFEGIECVLEDSKNVVKAFDLFKNVKSYRKVKLSKFLPAIFPNKVFLPAVNFRSHSKESSIEPPKQPYFFMKGNNSIIAHGDSIIIPRGVRKVDYEGEIGIIIGKRGKYIKKEEAMDYVFGFTIINDVSFRDYQFPEIHPYGLNWVMGKSLDTGLPIGPWVVSKDEITFPLEIITRVNGKIVQKGSTEDMIFSIEELISYLSNGITLEPGDIITTGTPAGVAEFGNKEYLKPGDVVEVEVPGIGILRNEIKNEF, from the coding sequence ATGAGATTTACACAAGGTTTAGTGAATGGAAAAAAGACAACAGTTTTTGTAATAAATGACGAATTTTATGTTCCGGATTTTGAGGGAATCGAGTGCGTGCTTGAAGACTCAAAAAATGTGGTAAAAGCTTTTGATCTATTTAAAAATGTTAAAAGTTACAGAAAAGTTAAGTTATCTAAGTTTTTGCCTGCAATATTTCCCAACAAGGTATTTTTGCCTGCAGTTAATTTTAGATCTCATTCCAAGGAGTCTTCAATTGAGCCACCTAAACAGCCTTACTTCTTTATGAAAGGAAATAATTCTATAATAGCTCACGGAGATTCAATAATCATACCTAGAGGAGTTAGAAAGGTTGATTATGAGGGAGAAATTGGGATTATAATAGGTAAAAGAGGTAAATATATAAAAAAGGAAGAAGCAATGGATTATGTATTTGGATTCACAATTATTAATGATGTAAGCTTTAGAGATTATCAATTTCCAGAAATTCACCCTTATGGGTTAAATTGGGTTATGGGAAAGTCTTTAGATACTGGCTTACCTATAGGTCCTTGGGTTGTAAGTAAGGACGAAATAACTTTTCCATTAGAAATAATAACAAGGGTTAACGGGAAGATTGTACAAAAAGGGTCTACAGAAGATATGATATTTTCTATAGAGGAACTAATTTCTTATTTAAGCAATGGAATTACCTTAGAGCCAGGAGATATAATAACTACTGGTACTCCAGCAGGAGTTGCAGAATTTGGAAATAAAGAATATTTAAAGCCGGGAGATGTTGTGGAAGTAGAAGTACCGGGAATAGGAATATTACGAAATGAAATTAAAAACGAATTTTAA
- a CDS encoding HD domain-containing protein yields MKLIRDPIHGYIEISDKMNKIISDPYFQRLRYIKQTAMAYMVYPSMLHSRFEHSLGVMHLAREFARYVISNSGLKDEEGLIQMIALTGLLHDIGHVAFSHTFENFLLLANQVYGLKVKEEGKKTHVNYGTYLIENVLGSIIDKEFTEFYPDPVKFIIDVLKESPRNYEEKLALSLISNYVDADRSDYLLRDSYYAGVSYGRFDIERLKRFLVFIDGKLAIYSKATPIVEQFLLSRMYMFENVYFHSVTGVYNAILSHAMVEMLEKNIISLPTEPKDFLQLLDIEIYSNLDKVKEEFKNAIMFRQGYKRIKYDITGKCLEKFNEIKDEIYEDMKESQGLFLYHEFNDVPYEEKEEAVYIFDGERVEKLTSVSPIIRSLSEIKKAVIAYSSKAEKVAEKYENVIQECKTLGP; encoded by the coding sequence ATGAAGCTAATAAGGGATCCAATACATGGCTATATAGAAATTTCCGATAAGATGAATAAAATTATTTCCGACCCGTATTTTCAAAGACTAAGATATATTAAACAAACTGCAATGGCTTACATGGTTTATCCTAGTATGTTACATTCAAGATTTGAACATAGTCTGGGTGTAATGCATTTAGCTAGGGAATTTGCTAGATACGTAATTTCTAATAGTGGATTAAAAGATGAAGAAGGACTTATACAGATGATAGCTTTAACAGGATTACTCCATGACATAGGTCATGTAGCTTTTTCTCACACTTTTGAGAATTTTTTGCTATTAGCTAATCAAGTTTACGGATTAAAAGTCAAGGAAGAAGGTAAGAAAACTCACGTAAATTATGGCACGTACTTAATAGAGAATGTACTAGGAAGTATAATTGATAAGGAATTTACCGAGTTCTATCCGGATCCTGTAAAATTTATTATAGACGTTTTAAAGGAGAGTCCTAGAAATTATGAGGAAAAATTAGCTTTATCGCTAATTTCAAATTATGTTGATGCTGATAGGAGTGATTATTTATTAAGAGATTCATATTATGCTGGAGTAAGTTACGGTAGGTTTGATATAGAAAGACTAAAGAGATTTCTAGTTTTTATAGATGGAAAACTTGCAATTTATAGTAAAGCCACTCCAATAGTTGAGCAATTTTTACTTTCTAGAATGTACATGTTTGAGAACGTATATTTCCATAGTGTTACTGGAGTATATAACGCTATATTATCTCACGCAATGGTAGAAATGCTTGAAAAGAATATTATTAGCCTTCCTACGGAGCCTAAAGACTTCTTACAACTTTTGGATATAGAAATTTACTCTAATTTAGATAAAGTAAAGGAAGAATTTAAGAACGCAATAATGTTTAGACAAGGATATAAAAGGATAAAATACGACATAACTGGTAAATGTCTAGAGAAATTTAACGAAATTAAAGACGAGATTTATGAAGATATGAAGGAGAGTCAAGGGCTTTTTCTATACCACGAGTTTAACGATGTGCCATATGAAGAGAAAGAAGAAGCTGTTTACATCTTTGATGGGGAGAGAGTTGAAAAATTAACATCTGTTTCGCCAATAATTAGGTCGTTAAGCGAGATAAAGAAAGCGGTAATCGCTTATAGCAGTAAGGCAGAAAAAGTTGCTGAAAAATATGAAAATGTGATTCAAGAATGCAAAACCTTGGGTCCTTGA
- a CDS encoding purine-nucleoside phosphorylase, producing MMPVHILANKGDVAERVLIVGDPGRAKLLSSLLQNSRLVNENRSFLVYTGKYNGVDISIATHGIGGPSAAIVLEELIMLGGRTFIRYGTTGALIPEINLGEYIIVAGASYNHGGVVYQYLREDSCIAATPDFYILNSLVQNFQKEGLKFHIGNVFSSDAFYAEDEEFVKRWSSRGNIAVEMECATIFAVGRMKGVRTGAVLVVSDNLAKGGVWISREDLENSVMRGAKAILDTLSKL from the coding sequence ATTATGCCAGTTCATATCTTAGCAAATAAAGGGGATGTTGCAGAAAGAGTTTTAATAGTTGGAGATCCAGGAAGAGCGAAATTACTTTCTTCGCTTCTACAAAATTCTAGATTAGTTAACGAAAATAGAAGTTTTTTAGTATATACTGGAAAGTATAACGGAGTAGATATAAGCATAGCTACTCATGGAATAGGAGGGCCGTCTGCAGCTATAGTTCTTGAAGAGTTGATAATGTTAGGCGGAAGAACATTTATTAGGTATGGAACTACTGGAGCATTGATTCCAGAGATTAATTTAGGTGAGTACATCATAGTTGCAGGGGCATCATACAATCACGGTGGTGTGGTTTATCAGTATTTAAGAGAGGATAGCTGTATTGCCGCTACTCCAGATTTTTACATTCTTAATAGCCTAGTCCAGAATTTTCAGAAAGAAGGTTTGAAATTCCATATAGGGAACGTATTTAGTAGTGACGCTTTTTATGCAGAGGATGAGGAATTCGTAAAAAGATGGTCATCAAGAGGTAATATTGCAGTAGAAATGGAGTGCGCAACAATTTTTGCAGTAGGAAGAATGAAAGGAGTAAGAACTGGAGCAGTTCTAGTAGTTAGCGATAATTTAGCAAAAGGAGGCGTGTGGATAAGCAGGGAAGATCTAGAAAATAGTGTCATGAGAGGTGCAAAAGCAATTTTAGATACTTTGAGTAAGTTATAA
- the mvaD gene encoding diphosphomevalonate decarboxylase, whose amino-acid sequence MKLEGEAIAPSNIAIVKYWGKRNAELNLPLNSSISISLDNLYARTKVIFSEEFSKDEVIINGKKLSEKETLNYAGRVLNIFRKIYGKRLFAKVISTTNFPPSSGLASSAAGIAALVYASNEALGLGLTQKELSKIARIGSGSACRSTEGGFVVWEKGEREDGEDSFCYQIFPPNYWEDLVDIIAIVSDEKKEVSSREGMEVSTRSSYLMKCRLDFIKETFNDVIESIRKKDEKKFFELTMRHSNSMHAVILDSWPSFFYLNDMSFKIMRWVQDFGHAGYTFDAGPNPHIFTTKKHMKEVINFLQDLNLKYIITSPGQGPKVLHS is encoded by the coding sequence ATGAAACTTGAAGGAGAAGCTATAGCACCTTCAAATATTGCAATAGTTAAATACTGGGGAAAAAGGAATGCTGAACTCAATCTTCCCTTGAACTCTTCAATTTCGATAAGCCTCGATAATCTGTACGCAAGAACAAAGGTTATATTTAGCGAGGAATTCTCAAAAGATGAAGTAATAATAAACGGAAAGAAACTGAGCGAAAAGGAGACTTTAAATTACGCAGGAAGAGTTCTTAATATTTTCAGGAAAATTTATGGTAAGCGCTTGTTCGCTAAAGTTATCTCAACAACAAATTTTCCTCCATCTTCTGGTTTAGCATCATCAGCTGCAGGTATTGCAGCATTAGTTTACGCTAGTAATGAAGCCTTAGGTTTAGGCTTAACTCAAAAGGAACTTTCTAAAATAGCGAGAATAGGTTCCGGAAGTGCATGTAGAAGCACGGAAGGAGGATTTGTTGTGTGGGAAAAAGGAGAAAGAGAAGACGGCGAAGATTCTTTTTGTTATCAAATTTTCCCTCCTAACTACTGGGAAGACCTTGTTGATATTATAGCAATAGTTAGTGATGAAAAGAAAGAAGTATCATCGAGGGAGGGCATGGAAGTTTCTACTAGATCCTCTTATTTAATGAAATGTAGGTTAGATTTTATAAAAGAAACATTTAATGACGTTATAGAAAGCATAAGGAAAAAAGATGAAAAGAAATTTTTCGAGTTAACAATGAGGCATAGTAATAGCATGCATGCAGTGATTTTAGATTCTTGGCCTTCCTTTTTCTATCTTAACGATATGTCGTTTAAGATAATGAGGTGGGTGCAAGATTTTGGACACGCAGGTTACACTTTTGATGCTGGCCCCAACCCTCATATTTTTACTACAAAGAAACACATGAAAGAAGTAATAAACTTCCTCCAAGATCTTAATTTAAAATATATAATAACTTCACCAGGTCAAGGACCCAAGGTTTTGCATTCTTGA
- the sucD gene encoding succinate--CoA ligase subunit alpha, with translation MNKNTKVLVQGITGKEGSFHTKLMLEYGTKIVAGVTPGKGGSQVYGVPVYDTVKEAIQEHEIDASIIFVPAKFAVDAIYEAIDGGIPLIVVITEHIPVLDMAKVVHYAEKKGVRIIGPNCPGIIVPGESLLGIMPSRAFRKGKIGIVSRSGTLTYEVAEILKDFGQSTVIGIGGDPIIGTKMQDIVKMFDEDKDTEEIVIIGEIGGTMEEEVAKMKKEGKISKNIVAYIAGLTAPKEKRMGHAGAVVYMGLGTYESKVNAFKEAGIKVAKTPFEIKDLIFS, from the coding sequence ATAAATAAGAACACTAAAGTTCTTGTTCAAGGAATTACTGGAAAAGAAGGATCATTCCATACGAAATTAATGCTTGAATATGGTACGAAGATAGTTGCTGGCGTTACTCCGGGTAAAGGAGGCTCTCAAGTTTACGGAGTCCCTGTTTACGATACAGTAAAAGAAGCTATACAAGAGCATGAAATAGACGCTAGCATAATTTTTGTTCCTGCCAAATTCGCTGTGGACGCTATTTATGAAGCAATAGATGGCGGTATTCCGTTAATAGTAGTAATTACTGAGCACATTCCAGTTTTGGATATGGCAAAAGTTGTGCATTATGCTGAGAAGAAGGGAGTTAGAATAATAGGTCCGAATTGCCCTGGAATAATAGTTCCTGGTGAGTCATTACTGGGTATAATGCCTTCACGTGCTTTTAGGAAAGGTAAGATTGGAATAGTTTCTCGTTCCGGTACGCTTACTTATGAAGTAGCTGAAATCTTGAAGGATTTTGGACAGTCCACTGTGATCGGAATAGGAGGAGATCCTATAATAGGGACTAAGATGCAGGATATAGTGAAGATGTTTGATGAGGATAAAGATACTGAGGAGATTGTAATAATAGGTGAAATAGGAGGTACAATGGAAGAAGAAGTTGCTAAAATGAAGAAAGAAGGAAAGATTTCTAAAAATATAGTAGCTTATATTGCCGGTTTAACAGCACCTAAGGAAAAAAGGATGGGGCATGCAGGTGCTGTAGTATACATGGGACTAGGTACTTATGAGAGCAAGGTAAATGCCTTTAAGGAAGCAGGTATTAAAGTTGCTAAAACTCCGTTTGAAATAAAAGATTTGATTTTTTCTTAA
- a CDS encoding winged helix-turn-helix domain-containing protein, which yields MKSKRDQLEIIMDVMEVINDGYGSKSSIMKYANLSNTLLEKYISILTSKGLIKYEDGHYKMTEKGIALLEKLRKIRKLHLELSELINSVSEELY from the coding sequence ATGAAGAGTAAGAGAGACCAACTTGAAATTATAATGGATGTAATGGAGGTAATTAATGATGGCTATGGTAGTAAGTCGTCTATAATGAAGTATGCTAACTTGAGTAATACACTCCTAGAGAAATACATTAGCATATTAACAAGTAAAGGTCTCATAAAATACGAGGATGGCCATTATAAGATGACTGAAAAAGGTATAGCGTTACTAGAAAAATTAAGGAAAATTAGAAAGCTACATTTAGAACTGTCTGAGCTTATTAACTCTGTTTCAGAAGAATTATATTGA
- a CDS encoding CoA-binding protein, with the protein MESEENLIKFILENYKNIATIGFSKDPSKPSHYVPKFLMEHGYNVIPVNPTAKEILGKKSYSSILEIPDRIDVVEVFRPSSEVPKIVEEVIKRKREKGDVKVLWLQEGIRNDDAAKLAEKEGIIVIQDRCMYKEYNKLMQNK; encoded by the coding sequence ATGGAAAGTGAAGAAAATTTAATAAAATTTATTCTTGAAAATTATAAAAATATTGCTACTATAGGTTTTTCTAAAGATCCTTCAAAGCCCTCTCATTATGTTCCTAAATTTTTAATGGAGCATGGCTATAACGTAATACCAGTGAATCCTACAGCAAAAGAGATTCTAGGAAAGAAGAGCTACTCTTCAATCTTGGAAATACCAGATAGAATTGACGTAGTAGAAGTATTTAGGCCATCATCAGAAGTTCCAAAAATAGTAGAGGAGGTAATAAAGAGAAAAAGAGAGAAAGGAGACGTAAAAGTACTATGGCTTCAAGAAGGAATAAGAAACGATGATGCTGCTAAATTAGCAGAAAAGGAAGGAATTATTGTAATACAAGATAGGTGCATGTACAAAGAGTATAATAAGCTTATGCAAAATAAGTGA
- a CDS encoding succinate--CoA ligase subunit beta yields MKLYEYEGKLLFSKVGIKIPHGIVTEGNIDWKGKAVVKAQILEGGRGKRGLVKVTDDVNSTIQEMRKLGINKFLVEEYIPHDREVYLSMILDRDTAEPMLIASPHGGIDIESSGEVKKFIIPIERGPRGYDIIEIEKYLGVKGLSQVIQGLYKIFTEYDAELVEINPLAVTDNGVIPLDSKVILEDNALYKHQDFLKEIGREYSPDSYVELDGDIGIIGNGAGLTMATMDMVKLMGGNPADFMDVGGGADRERVRYCVIKVGSNPKVKKILVNIYGGITRCDEVALGIVDAYNVIKKPIFVRLVGTNEEEGWKILKEHGINFYENPIDAVRDALR; encoded by the coding sequence ATGAAACTTTATGAATATGAAGGAAAGCTTCTATTTTCTAAAGTAGGGATAAAAATACCTCACGGAATAGTAACTGAAGGTAATATAGATTGGAAAGGAAAAGCTGTTGTTAAAGCTCAAATTCTAGAAGGTGGAAGAGGAAAAAGAGGACTTGTTAAGGTAACTGATGATGTTAACTCTACAATACAAGAGATGAGAAAACTAGGCATAAATAAATTTCTAGTTGAGGAATATATTCCCCATGATAGAGAAGTTTATCTTTCCATGATTCTTGATAGAGATACTGCAGAACCTATGCTAATAGCCTCACCTCACGGTGGAATTGATATTGAAAGCTCTGGTGAAGTAAAGAAGTTTATAATTCCTATAGAAAGGGGACCTAGGGGATATGATATAATAGAGATAGAAAAATATTTAGGCGTAAAAGGTTTATCTCAAGTAATTCAAGGCTTATACAAGATTTTTACAGAGTACGACGCTGAGCTGGTAGAAATTAATCCGTTGGCTGTAACTGATAACGGCGTAATACCTCTTGATTCCAAAGTGATCTTAGAGGATAATGCACTTTACAAGCACCAGGATTTTCTAAAGGAAATTGGCAGGGAGTATTCTCCAGATAGTTATGTAGAACTTGATGGAGATATAGGAATAATCGGCAATGGAGCAGGTTTAACTATGGCCACAATGGATATGGTAAAACTAATGGGAGGAAACCCTGCAGATTTCATGGACGTAGGAGGAGGAGCAGATAGGGAAAGAGTTAGATATTGTGTTATAAAAGTTGGGTCAAATCCTAAGGTAAAGAAAATCCTTGTAAATATCTATGGCGGTATAACTAGGTGCGACGAGGTCGCATTGGGAATTGTTGATGCGTATAATGTGATAAAGAAGCCAATATTCGTTAGATTAGTCGGAACTAATGAGGAAGAAGGTTGGAAAATCCTTAAGGAACATGGAATTAATTTTTATGAAAACCCAATAGACGCTGTGAGGGATGCACTACGCTGA